The Lolium rigidum isolate FL_2022 chromosome 2, APGP_CSIRO_Lrig_0.1, whole genome shotgun sequence genomic interval TGCCACGCATATAGTTAAAATAATTGTTGAAAAGAGTTAAACGTTGGCAAATTCATGCTGTCTCATGTGTACACCATCTTGAATCTCATATGTGGGTAGAACTTGGAAATTTTGTACCTTAACAAAACTGATATTACCTCTAGTGGTACCATGTATAGTGGCAGCATCATGCAAGCAAACAGATACTATAACGAGAGAACTGCCAACCATACATACCAAGAAAATAAAATACATCAGCCCATTTCCGTGAGCACACACACGGCAAAAAGTCATCTGGTGCTAGTGACGAATCTGTGCAGCAGAAGCACATTTACAGGTCTGCAAGAAAGACAAAACTTATTGTTTTTTCCATTCTTCGGCGATTTTTTTTCTGGGAAAGATCAACAAGTGGcttgcacttcatcttcctcaggATTAAAAAAGGTGTGGCCCTTGATGCGGTTAGATAGGGACGCCGTAATTCACAATCTTCGTGAGGGCAGAGTTGAGCACCCGCTTGTCCTTCTTGACCTGGGAGGCTAGGCCAGAGATCTGCGAGGAGAAGAGAAAACAATCCTGACAAGTTTATATTATGAAATTGTACAGCTTCATCAACAAAATGACCACAGATATGTAAGGGAGATGGGCGTATTGTATCGTGGCCAGATTCTTGCACATGGTTTGCAAAGTTCATGCTTACTATGGTACTAAGATCCATCAGCACATGAGCTGTACCTAGCTGAAAAGGAGAACGTAGTGCAATGGAATGCAAACTACTTTACATGTACTGACCTCTGATCGAAATTCAGATGAGTGTGCTCTCGGAAGTTGATCAAGGACTCCCTTGAGACCTGTAAGGGAGCAATTTATCATGTGTAAGATTCAAGAGGAGAAATTTTCACACTAAAGGTCAAAGGGCATCATGAGACAAAGCAGAGATATCTCAGGGAATTGCTACGCACCTACTGCTTGGTTTTCAATGTCACTAATTTGCTTCAGCTCACTCTGAATGGCACGCCCTTCTTCCCTGAGAAAGCGCAGATTCATTTCAGTATTATATTAAGCAAAAGAAAGTAAAGGAAAGAAATGATAGCAGGGTGAAACAATGAAAAACATGCCTAAGTGTATTCCATCCTTTCTGGAATCTTTTTTCTGCTGTTGCTGCTCTATCCTGGATTATATACGAGATAATTTTAACCATGAGTAATATATAGAACATAATTCTCAAATTTTGACAGAAAACATCTCGGTTTTATTTAAAAAGTAATTTTACCATCAGTTTTTGACTTTCATTTGACACAAGATTGACAGTTTGCCGCATGTGATTCACTTCAGCCTGGATGCCGGAAAGTAGAGTCTACAATATGGAAATTTGCGTTAGACAATCCACCTAGTTTCTAGTCATTTCTAAAGAAAAGCAACCTGCTCTCGAAGATTGTAGGAACCAAAATAGAACATAAAATTGTGTTCATTTTTGTTCTAGCAGAAGAAATTGTATCAGAACATGCATATAAAAAAATGTTGTTAAATAGGTTCATAGCTAGTCACCACGTAGTACAAAGATGAAAAGTTACAAGATGATGGATGTAGGTTAAAGAACATGAAGCTAGGAAATAACATCTTCCGGTCACAATAAGGTAATGTATGAGCTAACTAGACTGACACATAGTGCTTGCCTCCTTGCTGACAAATATACGCCGTACACGTTGGATCAGGTAGCTCCTTGGCCCTGCAATGAGTAGCAACTGAGTTTCAGTCATACTAGCATTTAGCAGTATTTAAAAAACACCCAAATTTTCAACCTTCATGGAATATCGTGGAGCAGACTTCCACTGAATCAACAACCTTGTAGTTCAGCACCATGAAATGCTAGAAGCTATATCTACACATTATCGGTTGGCTAATTTGAATTGAATTTCAGGGAGATTTAACATACCCCATGAAAAGCTAGAAGTTATATCTACATGATTGCAAATTAGTTCTGATACAAACAGCTTAGCCTCATCCAACATGATACCATAAAGCCAATGATTtccaaggaaacaagattatcctCTACAGGTGTTTATGCATAAAGCCTTCCACACGGAAGTAGCATATTTATTTGTGAATAACGAACAAGATAACAAGAAGCAATTAAATTCTAATGCAAACAGcttaaatttatccaacataaTACCACGAAGCCAACAAAGTTCCAAGGAAGTAAGATTATTACTTTTGAACAGCACAATTCCTGCAACCGCGGTTGAGCCTGCAGCAATGCCTGGATGCTCGATCGCCTTGATAACACCCTCTGCAAACACAACAACAGATCGAGATTTCAATATTTGATTTCAACAAATACAGCCAGAAATGCACCATTGAACCATCCAAATTCAAcaacaatatatatctgaaccaaGCTAGACACTGATCTTTGATATGGGAATTTTCAGACATGAAGCAACAGGAAACACACCTTTGATCTTGCCCAACGCCATCTGCTCGCGAGCCAAGTACTCGTTCTTCACCCATTCGAACTCTTGCTACATCAGAAGATCAGAGGACGAGATTGGTTTGGAGCTTGAGCAAAATTTGGGGGGGTCGGGGAGGGGAATGGTTCCAAGGAGGCACCTTTGCGGCGTGGGTGAGGGTGGGGAAGGCGGCGAGCGCCTCGGCCATGGCCGCGTTGGCGGCATCGGACGCGGCGATGGCGGAGGAGTGGGCGTGGGCGGTGCCGGTGTCGAAGGCGTTCCTTGCGGCGGCGGCCATGTCGGCGCCGAAGGCCTCGCCCCGGCGCGTGAagtccgcggccgcggccgccgccgaggaggcgGATGAGGCGACCATGGAGGAGATGGAGCCGCCGgtctctggcggcggcggcgagtcgcCGGCGGAAGCGGGGGTCGCGTCGGTCATGGCGGTGGCGCGGCGGGGTTGTGCGTCGGAGTCGGACGGATCCAGACCTATTTTGCGGAAATGACAGAAAAAATAGTTTCGCGTATTTCTAGGACTACGCGTTCAGTTAATGAACACGTACTTCCTTCTGGTTTAGGGCAAATTGAACACCAAAATTGACTTGCTGCTTTGCGTCGACTGTCGATATGGAAATGGTCATTTTTTATagggtccgtttgcgtctggatgTGTCTTTATCTACCTGACGCATATTATTTTTCCAACAATTTTTTCATTCACCTAAAAAGCATAATGTACATACgaaataaagaaaaaaagcaaCAAGGAACAAGGCCCTAGACTATTTGTCGCCCCTCGTGGCGGTTGACGGCCCGGCCCTGTTGTTGCCTCCCTCTCTCCTCAGCTTCTCTACCACCCGCCACTCCATCCGTCACGCGGTCGGTAGAGCTCGACGGGCCGTCACACCCTCCAGTAGCCGCTATCGCATCGCCTCGTTGGCGGCATTCTCGGTCTTCTTCAGTGTCTCGGAGGACACGACTaaggccctctgctccgccgtctTCTCCTCCGGGTCAAACTCGCTCCAATCGAAGTCATCATCGTCGGACTCCTCCTCTAAGGCCGCCGCCTCCCTGCGGCGTTGCTGCTCCACTTCGAACGCaacgtgggccgcccgctcctcctctgcctcctgctcCGCGTCAGCcatgaatttcgcgtccatggccgCGTCGATGACGTTGTTCGCACTATCTTCGTTCTTGTTGTCGGAGCTATCAGTGGGGGATGTAGATTCGGAGGTGGAGACAGAGGTGGAGGCATAGTAGCCTGGCCATGTTCGGtgtttctcaaggcaaaggtggaGGAGAGGTGTGAGGCGGCGCtatggtggaggttgtgcggcggctagggtttgtgtggaggagtagaGATGGGGCAGCTGAGAGCGgccccttgatgacccacaagtataggggatcgcaacagtcttcgagggaagtaaaacccaatttattgattcgacaccaagggagccaaagaatatttgtaagcattaacagcggagttgtcaattcagctgcacctggaaacgaacttgctcgcaagagtttatcagtagcaacagttttatagtagtaggagtagtgaaataacaacagcagtgtaacaaagacggcagtagtgattttagtaaacaacaggattaaaatactgtaggcacagagatggatgaacgggcgttgcatggataagagaattcatgtaacaatcaaggtagggcatttgcaaataataataaaacagtatccaagtagtaATCAATCCATagacatgtgttccgtatatagtcgtacgtgctcgcaatgagaaacttgcacaacatcttttgtcctaccagccggtggcagccgggcctctagggaaactactgaaaattaaggtactccttttaatagagtaccagagcaaagcattaacactccgtgaacacatgtgatcctcacatcacaaccttcccctccggttgtcccaatttctgtcactttggtgcctcgggttccggacagcaatatgtgtatacaacttgcaggtaagatcataaaacaatgaatatcttcatgaatcaataacatgtccagatctgagatcatggcacccgggccctagtgacaagcattaagcataacaagttgcaacaatatcataaaagtaccaactacggatactaggcactatgccctaacaatcttatgactattacatgatcaatctcatccaatccctaccatccccttcagcctacagcgggggaattactcacacatggatgggggatgcatggctggtcgatggagaggcgtcggtggtgatggcggcgatgatcccctccaattccccgtcccggcggagtgccagaacggagtttctggtcccgagatggagtttcgcgatggcggcggagttctggacgtcttctggaaatatggtcgaaccccctggcgtttttaggtcgaaagggttaTGTAgcccgaaggagagcgtcggggggccgccgaggcgcccacaccattgggcggcgcgccccccgggccgcgccggccgtggtgtgggggccatggcccccctggCTCGCCCTTTTGGCCTCTtatcttcacggtgaaaataggcccattgcgattatttccggggattttactgaaagttgagtttctgcacaaaaacaagacatcagtgcaattctgctgaaaacagcgttagtccgtgttagttgtatccaaaatacacaaattagaggcaaaacaatagcttgACCGCTGTTTAACTCTGTAGCTGAGATTAAATTACGCGGATGAACGACAAACAGTGAAAAGGGGGCGAAGCCAAGCCGAGATTTTCCTCAAAGCTACAATTCTCCAATCTGCCGATCGTTAACCAAGTGAGGTGCTAGCTAGGTtagctcactagtagaaaaatggcctttggtcCAGAGCCTCATTGGGCTCTAGTCCCGGGTGGGATTAGAACCGGGACTAGACGGGTAACTAGTCCCGGTTCGAACGGCCAGGAGGCCGCACTGGACTAGTCCCGATTTGAACGGGATCTTTAGTTTCGGTTGGAGACACCAATTGAGACTAAAGGTCTATCTTTAGTTTCGGTTAGAGACATCAACTGggactattttttttttcttcttcagagTTTGGCCGTCCACCACCCccgtttagtcccggttggtgtctccacctttagtcccggttggaaatACCATCTGGGACTAAAGTTTTTTTCTTTCAGATTTCAGCCGTCcaccccctggatcgcctttatGAGATTTTTTTAGATCCTCAAAATTCCAAAAGGGAAATTTGAaaacaggaagattttagtttttaccagaaaaaatagaattttttgaatttcttgAATTTCTTTTATTGTTTAGGTTATTTTTTAATTATGTTAGATTattagattttttattttttattttgttgagaatttttgatttttttgaaatttttgccTTCTTTTGAAGTTTTTTGAGTTTTAAAATTAATCATTGTTGTTTATTTTAATGATTGGttggaattcaaaaaattaaatcatGTGACATCAAGATCTAAggattaataggattgatagctTACTATTGTAAAGAAAACAACAAGTGCAGACTTGGAAGCTTAGGGTGAGGAGGGGTGATTAGAGATTAAATTGTCAATTAATTCAAAGATTTGAAAAtcagaaaaaaattcaaaaaaaaaatcaaaaaaaaatacctttaccaaccgggactaaagggtcctccAGCCCGGGCGCCCGAGCGTGGCCACGTGCagctcctttagtcccggtttgtacctCTAATCCCGATTTCGTAGTCGCGGGTGAGAAACCGGGACTAGAGGCCCTCCCGACCTGGGACTAAAGgggctttttctactagtggctcCATGCatgtttctttctttttagccaaaaTACAAGAGGCGTGCGTATCTTCTGTACGTCACTTTTTTCAATCACATGAGGTGCTAGCTTGCACGGCATTCTTTTCtaagctcttttttttttctttggttatTCTTTAGGTATAGATTAGTTTTTCCCAAATGAAATGCTTAAAATAGCCATATCATCTCATTATATGGATATAGACAACTAATTTAATGTAATTAAAGAATTGATAAATTAATTAGTATTTTTTTGCAGTGATGTCTGCTACTCTGCAGCCGCTTGAGAAACCACGAGGTGATAACCACGGCGATCCAAAGGTCATCGGGAAGGCGGATGTTGGCGGTGCGAGGAGTAGCTATGCAAATACCAGTTCGCGGTCATGATGGTGACGTTGTGACGCTCACACACTTTACCAGTTCCGTGTGGCCGGCGAACGTCACCTGTGGTGCAATCGTGCCGCCAGAAACAGGGTATAAATGcaaatttttcttttcttccgttgcaacgcacgggtatgttTGCTAGTAATTCCTAATATTAATTTAATTTTTCGTCTGTTCATTGGTCTTccctcatagtggagagtaacatagagtagtaatatgcacatgttactactttaTGTTAccaccttcatagtggttagtaacattaaagtagtatcatagatgtatgaattagactgctcatagtggggagtaacataaggtggtgtcatgcataagttattagttcatgttactaccttcatagtggaaagtaacttacgagatggtatcatgcaaagtctcatttattagtttgtagactcattttatcttggggtgtgtgatgttatggtaacatagctactccctccttcacagtttattaggcgtgcgcgtacccctaggtcaccaatttaacctatataatttaaattatataatataaaaattatatcattagaaaatagaacatctaaactttctaatgatataatttttataacatataactaatgctaacttgatcaaatttgcgacctaggggtacgcgcgtgccttataaactgtgagagagggagtagttaccacctccctctctttcttcatttattggtatgccatgtcaccaaaacaccttgaaatatgtgatgttactacctaagttactcccactatgagcagtcttaattagcttgtagactcattgtatcttgagaagtgtgatgttacagtaactagctatgttactcaatcctcttctctcctcattaactcactgccacataagcaaatttgctgagttgaacacttagttactagtaaagttacttgcactatgagtagtcttaagggcatgagcaatggaggcagctgtccaactaggcttggataaaacttttgacatatgcatgccatgttatggtcccattaatatgtctttctctcaaaagttGATTTgggttttctctttctctctcacattttcactttatggctgaagaagctgcctcctgatgaagaggctgcctcctcatccgaacctaatttggaccacccgaaccaagaTAAAGCTGTGAGGCAGCACCCCTAgggctatgcattgggcatgccctaagtAGTTTGTTGCCTAATTCAGTCTAAATAAATGTAAGCCTGTAATCCCGACGAGGACTGCCATGTGGAAAATTGAGAGAGGCCCCCCGTCATAATCATCAATGGACAGATCAATTGTTCACACGTCAACAACTAACTACTTGCTGCCTTTAATGAAGTATTAGAACTATGGATTTTTATGGGTCCTCACGTTATTTAACTGTTACAACACATGGATAGCATGAAAAATAAAGTTAATAAGTTAACATAATTGTTAACAGCACACTAGTATCACAGCTCGATTACTCAGTAAGAGGGATTAAACGCCATGGATTCAGCAGGTTCTAGCCATTACAGGAAGAGAGATGAACTAGAGGAATGAGAAGACAGAAGCAGAGGAGGCGAAGCAGTCCCGTTCCAAGCCAAGTTGCTCGTAGCTATTTCCTTTGTATATGTAGCTGCTGGATCCTGTCGCTTCCGAGAAGCCCAAGCTCAGTAGAAGCAGTCCACGGTCCAGCCCATGGAGATAACAGGAAAGGTCGCTAACATTCCCCCTCCCTTAAAATGCGGCTTGAGAGCAAGCCGCCACCACAGAGCACCACCAGGGTCCCATGGAATGCTCGAATAAGCCTTCCCATGATCTTTCGCAGCATCGTATCCAGCGGACGGAAGCAAACGACCTCTGAAATTCCAAGCGATAGGCACCACCTTGCTGTAGTCAGTAAAGACTACCCTGTAATGACAAATTCCAAAGGAATACCTCGAGGTGAACAACCCTGCAATGGACAAAGAAGCTGTAACGGAGTAACTGAGCTTCAGTGTCAGGAGTTGGATGTTCCCAATCTCTGTATGTTGAATGCGCCCTTGCAAATGTTCAGAGTTATATAGGGCAACCTTGCGAGGAGTGCAACACGAAACCCAAGTCTGAAGTGGAGCAAGGTATAATGACCAAGCAATTTGCCATTGAAAAATCTGAGAACAGCCGTCTCCAGGATGACTGAGAAACCACACGAAGAGAGCTTGCAAATACATGGAATATTCCACGAGAAGGAAGCAGAACCAGAAAAGTCTACCTGCCATTGCATAAGCACTGACTACTTGGACTC includes:
- the LOC124686189 gene encoding uncharacterized protein LOC124686189 — encoded protein: MTDATPASAGDSPPPPETGGSISSMVASSASSAAAAAADFTRRGEAFGADMAAAARNAFDTGTAHAHSSAIAASDAANAAMAEALAAFPTLTHAAKQEFEWVKNEYLAREQMALGKIKEGVIKAIEHPGIAAGSTAVAGIVLFKRPRSYLIQRVRRIFVSKETLLSGIQAEVNHMRQTVNLVSNESQKLMDRAATAEKRFQKGWNTLREEGRAIQSELKQISDIENQAVGLKGVLDQLPRAHSSEFRSEISGLASQVKKDKRVLNSALTKIVNYGVPI